One stretch of Rosistilla oblonga DNA includes these proteins:
- a CDS encoding thiamine pyrophosphate-dependent enzyme produces the protein MASTNWTKALEPDELPEGRVKTVVIGTHSLCLTHYDGQYGALDNHCPHQGGPLGEGSIEKGLLRCPWHGWDYCPLTGKPPGDQFDDGVPTYAVEVRDDGVYVAIDSPPEHHQTVSDLMIQTMVNWGVRWCFGMVGHSNLHIADAIRRKELTGEMTFIGIRHEGAASFACSAYGKLTGRPASCLAIAGPGATNLLTGLWDANVDRAPVIALTGQVASQVLGRHNFQEIPLEKAFGDVAGYSHTVLTNSDHSELMSLACKSALVNQSVSHLIFPDEIAGLDQPDASAATPDGRIASRKVSPPESPYQQALAMLQSAKRPVIIVGHGARYEMDCVVELAKQLDAPVLTTFKGKGLIPDSHPLGCGVLGRSGTPIASHFMNESDVLLVLGASFSNHTGITPKKPTIQVDLDPMTLAKFHSVDCLVNGDIGIVADRLKADLQVNAAIDQRGEIAERWKIWNREKASRRSDDRAAGVNSASIFAALSAAVDDDAIIAVDVGNNAYSFGRYFECNRQAILMSGYLGSIGFAFPAAMGAWAATQESGTPYSGRQVVSVSGDGGFGQYLAEFSTAVKYQMNITHVLLHNKELGKISKEQRAGMWEVWQTSLHNPSFAQYATLCGGLGIRVESAAELDAAYQQALAYRGPAIVEIMSDSELI, from the coding sequence ATGGCATCGACGAACTGGACCAAAGCGCTTGAACCCGACGAACTGCCCGAAGGTCGTGTGAAGACGGTCGTGATCGGCACGCATTCGCTGTGTCTGACTCACTACGACGGCCAATACGGGGCACTCGATAACCATTGCCCTCATCAAGGAGGGCCATTGGGCGAGGGTTCGATTGAAAAAGGGCTGCTGCGTTGCCCCTGGCACGGTTGGGACTATTGTCCGTTAACCGGAAAGCCGCCGGGGGACCAGTTCGACGATGGCGTCCCAACCTACGCCGTCGAAGTTCGCGACGACGGCGTTTACGTTGCCATCGATTCACCACCGGAGCATCATCAGACCGTTTCCGATCTAATGATCCAAACCATGGTCAACTGGGGCGTTCGTTGGTGCTTTGGGATGGTTGGCCATTCCAATTTGCACATCGCGGATGCGATTCGACGCAAGGAACTCACTGGCGAGATGACGTTCATCGGCATCCGCCACGAGGGCGCTGCGTCGTTTGCTTGTTCCGCTTACGGAAAACTGACCGGACGGCCTGCATCCTGTTTGGCGATTGCGGGCCCCGGCGCAACCAATCTATTAACCGGGCTGTGGGATGCGAATGTCGATCGCGCTCCCGTGATCGCGTTGACCGGTCAAGTTGCCAGCCAAGTGCTCGGCCGGCACAACTTTCAAGAGATCCCGTTGGAGAAAGCCTTTGGCGATGTCGCCGGTTATTCTCACACGGTGTTAACAAATTCCGACCACTCCGAATTGATGTCCCTTGCCTGCAAGTCGGCACTGGTCAATCAATCCGTATCCCATCTGATCTTCCCCGACGAGATCGCTGGCCTGGATCAGCCCGACGCCTCGGCCGCTACTCCCGACGGCCGAATCGCCTCACGTAAGGTCTCGCCTCCCGAGTCGCCGTATCAGCAGGCCCTTGCGATGTTACAGTCGGCCAAGCGACCGGTAATCATCGTCGGCCACGGAGCTCGATACGAGATGGACTGCGTCGTCGAACTTGCTAAACAGTTAGATGCACCGGTGCTGACAACCTTCAAAGGCAAGGGCTTGATTCCCGACTCGCATCCGCTGGGCTGCGGCGTGTTAGGACGCAGCGGAACGCCAATCGCTTCTCACTTCATGAACGAATCGGACGTGTTGCTAGTGCTGGGAGCCTCGTTCTCCAACCATACCGGAATCACTCCCAAGAAGCCGACGATTCAAGTCGATTTGGATCCGATGACGTTGGCCAAATTTCACTCGGTCGATTGCTTGGTCAACGGCGACATCGGGATCGTGGCCGATCGCTTGAAGGCTGATCTACAAGTGAACGCAGCGATCGACCAGCGCGGTGAGATCGCAGAACGCTGGAAGATCTGGAACCGCGAAAAGGCGAGTCGACGAAGTGACGATCGCGCCGCGGGAGTCAACTCCGCATCGATCTTCGCCGCATTGTCGGCCGCCGTCGACGACGACGCGATTATCGCAGTCGATGTCGGCAACAACGCCTACTCGTTTGGTCGCTACTTCGAATGCAACCGCCAAGCGATCTTGATGTCCGGATACCTTGGATCGATCGGATTTGCGTTTCCTGCAGCGATGGGTGCCTGGGCGGCGACTCAGGAATCTGGCACTCCCTACAGCGGCCGCCAAGTTGTCTCGGTTTCTGGCGACGGTGGATTTGGGCAGTACCTTGCCGAGTTCTCAACGGCTGTCAAATACCAAATGAACATTACCCATGTGCTGCTGCACAACAAAGAGCTGGGAAAGATCTCCAAAGAGCAGCGTGCTGGAATGTGGGAGGTTTGGCAGACGTCGTTGCACAATCCCAGCTTTGCCCAATATGCAACCCTCTGCGGTGGATTGGGGATCCGTGTCGAATCCGCAGCCGAGCTGGATGCTGCCTATCAGCAGGCGCTTGCCTATCGGGGACCCGCGATCGTGGAGATCATGTCTGACAGCGAACTGATCTAG
- a CDS encoding glutamate synthase-related protein, whose protein sequence is MNDSIQAAREPVAVMRWSELPSAKPTHALVENVDLVIIRDADEVFALYGRCLHRGAMLSDGHIDGHNLICGVHHWDFQYRTGVSEYNNKERLAKFAAWVDVDRDAVMVDAAEIRAWHRQHPQPYNRDAYLGQYADPTSATLEEPHNSHIQRLAREGLSVLGHHGPVSAMGVPLAQLPSWDDLQFVTAQFARMPMLDDHPVGTETVIGPNARRPLKLKIPIFVSDMSFGALSEEAKVAMARGAELAGTGICSGEGGMLPEEQAENSRYFYELASGRFGWSIEKVSQVQAFHFKGGQGAKTGTGGHLPGSKVCGKIAEVRGLTPGTPAISPARFPDLTCLDDFKRVAAEVRSQSDGIPVGVKMSAQHIEDDIDFALDLGVDYIILDGRGGGTGAAPDIFKNNISVPTIPAIARARKHLDLRRASGISLIATGGLRTESDFLKALALGADAVAIANSAMQAIGCLGMRACETNNCPVGIATQQEHLRQRLQIHASATRLKNFLDASVELMCVMARACGHDHLNKFNLADLTTFDKTMAQLTGVRFAGVSP, encoded by the coding sequence ATGAATGATTCGATCCAAGCCGCCCGGGAACCGGTTGCGGTCATGAGGTGGAGCGAGCTGCCATCGGCCAAGCCAACCCACGCCCTGGTCGAAAACGTCGACTTGGTTATCATCCGCGATGCCGATGAAGTTTTTGCCCTCTACGGACGCTGCTTGCATCGCGGCGCGATGCTCTCCGATGGACATATCGACGGACACAATTTGATCTGCGGCGTCCATCACTGGGACTTTCAATACCGCACCGGTGTCAGCGAATACAACAACAAAGAACGGCTGGCAAAATTTGCTGCCTGGGTCGATGTCGATCGCGATGCGGTGATGGTCGACGCGGCGGAGATTCGTGCCTGGCACCGGCAACATCCTCAGCCGTACAACCGCGATGCCTATCTCGGGCAATACGCCGATCCGACTTCAGCGACGTTGGAAGAACCGCACAATAGCCACATTCAGCGACTGGCCCGCGAGGGGCTTTCGGTTCTCGGACATCATGGCCCCGTTTCGGCGATGGGCGTTCCGTTGGCCCAGCTTCCCAGTTGGGACGACCTGCAATTTGTCACCGCCCAGTTCGCGCGGATGCCAATGTTGGATGATCACCCCGTTGGCACCGAGACCGTTATCGGGCCCAACGCCCGGCGACCGCTGAAGCTGAAGATTCCGATCTTTGTCAGCGACATGAGCTTTGGCGCATTGTCGGAAGAAGCAAAAGTCGCGATGGCGCGAGGCGCCGAATTGGCTGGCACGGGAATCTGCAGTGGCGAAGGGGGGATGCTGCCCGAGGAACAAGCTGAAAACAGCCGCTACTTCTACGAACTCGCCTCGGGCCGCTTCGGTTGGTCGATCGAGAAGGTCAGCCAAGTTCAAGCGTTCCATTTCAAAGGGGGCCAGGGAGCGAAAACCGGAACCGGCGGCCATCTACCCGGCAGCAAGGTGTGTGGCAAGATCGCCGAAGTCCGCGGTCTGACGCCGGGGACGCCCGCGATCAGCCCCGCCCGGTTCCCCGACCTCACTTGTCTGGACGATTTTAAACGCGTTGCCGCTGAGGTGCGTTCCCAGTCCGATGGCATCCCGGTTGGCGTCAAGATGTCGGCACAACATATCGAAGACGATATCGATTTCGCGCTCGATCTGGGTGTCGACTACATCATCTTGGACGGACGTGGTGGCGGGACCGGAGCGGCACCGGACATCTTCAAAAACAACATTTCGGTTCCGACCATTCCAGCGATCGCTCGGGCTCGCAAGCACCTCGATTTGCGTCGAGCCAGCGGCATCAGCCTGATTGCTACCGGCGGGCTGCGAACCGAAAGCGATTTCTTGAAGGCGTTGGCCTTGGGGGCTGATGCCGTCGCGATCGCCAACAGTGCGATGCAGGCGATCGGTTGCCTGGGGATGCGTGCCTGCGAGACAAACAACTGCCCTGTCGGCATCGCCACACAACAAGAACATCTACGCCAACGGTTGCAGATCCACGCCTCGGCGACGCGGTTGAAGAACTTTCTCGATGCCAGTGTCGAATTGATGTGCGTGATGGCGCGAGCTTGTGGGCATGACCACTTGAACAAATTCAATCTCGCCGACCTGACAACCTTTGACAAGACGATGGCCCAGTTGACGGGTGTCCGGTTTGCTGGCGTCTCGCCGTGA